The proteins below come from a single Edaphobacter acidisoli genomic window:
- a CDS encoding MFS transporter, with product MGLDTANARALYRKITWRLIPYMFLLYIVNYLDRVNVGFAAMDIQRDLHFSNTVYGTGAGIYFLGSALFDLPSNLMLTRVGARRWMARIMISWGVISTCLMFMKSAESFYVLRFLLGVSEAGFFPGMIVYLTYWFPTQERARAISRFMIATSLAGVVGGPLSSAVLRMDGWHGLAGWQWLFLTEGMPTILLGISVLFLLRDHPDEARWLTTQEKTWLDEELKRDSEASGAAARHRLGDAFKLRALWVLAGAYFVSQVGVYIVNLWMPLILTSVSHGAVSSILIDRYSTLPYLAAAVMTLVVGWSSDRRDERRWHIAACLLLSAIGFAWAAVAHGLVIALCAMTLAAVGLWSMMGPFWTLTTSMLGGTAAAGAVAILQIVGGVGGFTGPYMTGRLRDATHSFTGGLLVMSGMAVVAALLALAVRRPKTVAAKVTS from the coding sequence ATGGGCCTTGATACCGCAAATGCGCGGGCACTGTACAGGAAGATTACCTGGCGGCTGATTCCGTATATGTTTCTGCTGTACATCGTGAACTACCTGGACCGCGTGAATGTGGGGTTCGCGGCCATGGATATTCAGCGCGACCTGCACTTCAGCAATACCGTTTATGGCACCGGCGCGGGCATCTATTTTCTTGGGTCGGCGCTATTCGATCTGCCGAGCAACCTGATGCTGACGCGCGTCGGCGCGCGGCGATGGATGGCGCGGATCATGATCTCGTGGGGCGTGATCTCGACCTGCCTGATGTTTATGAAGTCGGCAGAGTCATTTTATGTGCTGCGATTTCTTCTTGGCGTGAGCGAGGCCGGATTCTTTCCTGGCATGATCGTCTATCTCACCTATTGGTTTCCTACGCAGGAACGAGCGCGCGCAATCTCGCGGTTTATGATTGCGACTTCGCTGGCTGGCGTTGTGGGTGGGCCGCTATCGAGCGCAGTGCTGCGCATGGATGGCTGGCACGGGCTGGCCGGATGGCAATGGCTATTTCTGACCGAAGGCATGCCAACGATTTTGCTTGGCATTTCTGTGCTGTTTTTGCTGCGCGACCATCCGGATGAGGCGCGCTGGCTTACGACGCAAGAGAAGACATGGCTGGATGAAGAATTGAAACGCGACAGCGAGGCTTCGGGTGCGGCGGCGCGTCATCGACTTGGTGATGCGTTCAAATTGCGCGCGTTGTGGGTGCTGGCTGGGGCTTATTTTGTGAGCCAGGTGGGCGTGTATATCGTGAACTTGTGGATGCCGCTGATTCTGACGAGCGTTTCTCATGGTGCGGTGAGCTCCATTCTGATCGACCGCTATTCCACGCTGCCTTATCTTGCGGCAGCGGTGATGACGCTGGTGGTGGGATGGAGCTCGGACAGGCGCGATGAGCGACGATGGCACATTGCCGCGTGTCTGCTCCTGTCGGCAATTGGGTTTGCGTGGGCTGCGGTTGCGCATGGGTTGGTGATTGCATTGTGCGCGATGACGCTTGCAGCCGTGGGCTTGTGGAGCATGATGGGCCCCTTCTGGACGCTGACTACAAGCATGTTGGGTGGTACTGCGGCGGCAGGTGCTGTGGCGATTTTGCAGATCGTCGGCGGAGTGGGTGGGTTTACCGGTCCGTATATGACAGGCAGGCTGCGCGATGCGACGCATAGCTTTACCGGAGGACTGCTCGTGATGAGCGGGATGGCTGTTGTGGCGGCGCTGCTAGCGCTGGCGGTAAGGCGTCCGAAGACGGTTGCTGCAAAGGTAACAAGTTGA